In Ctenopharyngodon idella isolate HZGC_01 chromosome 2, HZGC01, whole genome shotgun sequence, the following are encoded in one genomic region:
- the LOC127499016 gene encoding uncharacterized protein LOC127499016 has translation MKTLKTHLFCVMTADKIWPNKETSVIKKEDETVTLSCSYETDSSYVYFTVDILLFSGVSFGDEITPDSTEESAAEGSTVTLSCSYSSADSLLWYRQYPGSAPQFLVLKIESVKDTKTSEVDGRFSSKIRKEKQATKEIKRVDLIISSAAVSDSALYYCALRPTVTGNTVTLYKNLTQLKRHSVMTADKIGPNEKTVIKKEGETVTLSCSYETDSNNVRLYWYRQYLNGEPQYLIWKNARSLSGTGNPSDPRFQSTTSRTTTELKINGVTLSDSALYYCALLEPRTNTMMLQSVILLSAFAYAAHGNEIKPTNTEEFAVEGSSVKLSCSYSSANTLYWYRQYPGSAPEFLVLISDGTKQAQESYVDSRFTAKVTKVKENSVDLEISSAAVSDSALYYCALR, from the exons ATGAAGACACTGAAGACACACCTCTTCT gTGTGATGACTGCAGACAAGATTTGGCCAAATAAAGAAACTAGCGTTATAAAGAAGGAAGACGAGACTGTGACCCTCAGCTGCTCATATGAAACAGACAGCAGTTATGTTTActttactg TTGATATTTTGCTCTTTTcaggtgtgagttttggagaTGAAATCACACCAGACAGCACTGAAGAGTCTGCTGCAGAGGGTTCAACTGTTACATTATCCTGCAGTTATTCATCTGCAGATTCACTTCTCTGGTACCGTCAGTATCCTGGATCAGCTCCTCAATTTCTTGTGCTTAAAATAGAGAGTGTGAAAGACACTAAGACATCAGAGGTAGATGGCAGGTTCTCTTCTAAgatcagaaaagaaaaacaagccaCAAAAGAGATCAAACGTGTGGATCTGATCATCTCCTCTGCTGCAgtatcagactctgctctgtattactgtgctctgaggcccacagtcacaggaaacactGTAACTctgtacaaaaacctgacaCAACTGAAAAGGCATA gTGTGATGACTGCAGACAAGATTGGGCCAAATGAAAAAACTGTTATAAAGAAGGAAGGCGAGACTGTGACCCTCAGCTGCTCATATGAAACAGACAGCAATAATGTTAGActttactggtacagacagTATCTTAATGGAGAGCCTCAGTATTTAATATGGAAAAATGCTCGGTCATTGAGTGGTACTGGGAACCCCTCTGATCCTCGCTTTCAGTCGACCACATCACGTACAACCACTGAACTCAAGATTAATGGAGTAactctgtcagattcagctctctattattgtgctctgTTGGAGCCCA GAACAAACACAATGATGCTCCAATCTGTCATTCTGCTTTCTGCTTTTGCAT ATGCAGCACATGGAAATGAAATTAAACCAACCAATACAGAGGAGTTCGCTGTCGAGGGTTCAAGTGTTAAATTATCCTGCAGTTATTCATCTGCAAATACTCTTTACTGGTACCGTCAGTATCCTGGATCAGCTCCTGAATTCCTTGTGCTCATCTCAGACGGTACAAAACAAGCTCAGGAGTCTTATGTAGATTCCAGATTCACTGCCAAAGTCACTAAAGTCAAAGAAAACTCTGTGgatctggagatctcctctgctgcagtatcagactctgctctgtattactgtgctctgagg